In Toxoplasma gondii ME49 chromosome X, whole genome shotgun sequence, a single genomic region encodes these proteins:
- the RPL3 gene encoding ribosomal protein RPL3 (encoded by transcript TGME49_227360) — protein sequence MSHRKFERPRHGSLGFLPRKRCKRHRGKVKAFPKDDPSKPPHLTAFMGYKAGMTHVVRELDKPGSKLHKKEIVEAVTVVDTPPMVCVGVVGYIETPRGLRALVTVWAGHLSDECKRRFYKNWYKSKRKAFTKYAKRYGDNNKMEAELTRMKNYCSVIRAICHTQPSKTPIGSKKAHVMEIQVNGGSIAEKVDFCTKMFETAVPVKAVFTEGEMIDVIGVTKGHGVKGVVSRWGVTRLPRKTHRGLRKIACIGAWHPARVQFQVPRHGQKGYFHRTEMNKKVYRVGNGADPRNATTESDLTEKRITPMGGFPHYGTVNNDFLLLKGCIVGCKKRPITFRKTLVPRTTRRALEPVNLKFIDTSAKWGHGRFQTSEEKAKFYGPLKSRAAAM from the exons ATGTCCCACCGGAAGTTTGAGCGCCCTCGCCACGGCTCCCTGGGTTTCCTGCCCAGGAAGCGATGCAAGCGTCATAGAGGAAAAG TAAAGGCCTTCCCTAAGGATGACCCGTCCAAGCCCCCCCACCTCACAGCCTTCATGGGCTATAAGGCTGGCATGACCCACGTCGTCCGCGAGCTCGACAAACCCGGCTCAA AGCTCCACAAGAAGGAGATCGTCGAGGCCGTGACTGTCGTGGACACGCCGCCCATGGTTTGCGTCGGTGTCGTTGGCTACATCGAGACGCCGCGTGGCCTGCGTGCGCTCGTCACTGTCTGGGCAGGACACTTGTCAGATGAGTGCAAGCGCCGCTTCTACAAGAACTGGTAcaaaagcaagagaaaggcgTTCACCAAATACGCCAAACGCTACGGAGACAACAACAAGATGGAGGCGGAGCTGACCCGCATGAAGAACTACTGCTCGGTCATTCGTGCCATCTGCCACACCCAGCCGTCCAAGACCCCCATAGGCTCCAAGAAGGCCCACGTTATGGAGATCCAGGTCAATGGAGGATCCATTGCGGAGAAA GTTGACTTCTGCACAAAGATGTTCGAGACAGCCGTGCCCGTCAAGGCCGTCTTCACTGAGGGCGAGATGATCGACGTTATTG GTGTCACTAAGGGTCACGGAGTGAAGGGTGTCGTGTCTCGTTGGGGTGTGACGCGTCTGCCGCGCAAGACCCATCGTGGTCTTCGCAAGATCGCGTGTATCGGAGCGTGGCATCCGGCGCGTGTCCAGTTCCAAGTGCCGCGTCACGGTCAGAAGGGTTACTTCCACCGCACGGAGATGAACAAGAAGGTGTACCGCGTCGGCAACGGAGCAGACCCGCGGAATGCAACCACGGAGTCGGATCTCACGGAGAAGCGCATTACGCCCATGGGCGGCTTCCCGCACTACGGCACGGTCAACAACGACTTTTTGCTCCTCAAGGGCTGCATCGTCGGCTGCAAGAAGCGCCCGATCACGTTCAGAAAGACCCTGGTCCCGCGCACGACACGTCGGGCGCTCGAGCCGGTCAACCTCAAGTTCATCGACACCTCCGCCAAGTGGGGCCACGGCCGCTTCCAGACTTCGGAGGAGAAGGCCAAGTTCTACGGTCCGCTCAAGAGCCGTGCCGCCGCCATGTAA
- a CDS encoding hypothetical protein (encoded by transcript TGME49_227335): MQMHATLPSSYRADYCRGEMAAKSASSLLYMLLSNSNSWLTVDAASPKAFRTAQQPSFFGCVHTSVPVQSQSQPAFRHEFVSRCLSGYVCFTQVFSRVKQIQATSSASDERSWTSVPTSV; the protein is encoded by the exons ATGCAAATGCATGCTACACTCCCGTCATCGTACCGTG CGGATTACTGTCGCGGAGAAATGGCTGCGAAGAGTGCAAGCTCTCTGCTGTATATGCTGCTGTCAAATTCAAACTCCTGGCTGACGGTAGATGCGGCATCTCCCAAGGCTTTTAGGACGGCTCAACAACCCTCGTTTTTCGGATGTGTTCACACGTCTGTTCCTGTGCAATCACAGTCGCAGCCAGCGTTTCGCCACGAATTTGTGTCACGCTGTTTATCGGGGTATGTTTGTTTCACACAGGTGTTTTCTCGTGTAAAACAGATCCAGGCCACAAGCAGCGCCAGCGACGAACGCTCGTGGACATCTGTACCGACAAGCGTGTGA
- a CDS encoding hypothetical protein (encoded by transcript TGME49_227350~Predicted trans-membrane domain (TMHMM2.0):199-222:1129-1152:1158-1181:1190-1213:1420-1443:1457-1480:2032-2055:2069-2092:2290-2313:2316-2339:2345-2368:2426-2449:2453-2476) encodes MAAASDADGVGGSDSSGIRGHSRQAAFASPSPQERRAADSSVMRRFYRSLPAEQSDACLFSQQTAVPSASPARGPTQADASGVHTSQQPRSSYVASCGNWSDLDFSSVVWTRPQLASPRMSTLGGNASHPSSSSPFPSPLRGFCSCLKRIRRRVFFCTLKTHSECAWPSRRLNVWLSRLGDRVAFYIVEHPDFFLKRAGVCGVLLFLLTLVSAGISFGVPYLDPNETLRVDLEKAGCASATTPSSLSVFFEGNTTALPGHVGRLGGVDRLLSETGSRQDAADQSAPHSVLPEALHTQNALVTETALPLSDASSSLSGSGTTLAPLSPAASLRPSSASSSHDSGGHANLLAAFFSPSSSLGALQLFPPWASSDNTGTAEPDVRLVNTTTPLPSSAVTSSLPSVFPAQGVSPAASGGVDREAQASALSVDAAEPGCCGDIRTPASCRDTGGPASGDSWGRRVLEWLAEALQVRYVAGASLFLPQTGEARQKGEKMKQLFGEDRRLTTLLYVNEEAMHRRREERAEIGGRLEKARDEEDAGTREDVRQGTSLPVSRRTRKVVVETGKATDVASRRERRRDSESASWSLVGESQNAMSGSGQRGRGTEGAVNASLPEVAPDVSSVAYPLSPPNTETPVDISDSRTLAGAGEEAGSNDDTAARATPSFPTPPRRQQALAVHTQEARRRRLSGEPVVFSFESGEDGEAFSSGADLRAPPASNSSLSSGKELFNQLHHSASPSFPPSSSSASSPCSLSSASVSELAPRPVPTEGLLSREVLREIWASQKAFQDEVKARNKTWRDLCASTPTATTAAGSPCVAVGLFGIYEVAAGVPLDSVEAFEDAFDGAQTGNVTLMHYAAAYVPSSFYTPVSLVYDSPLLKRNRKEAVKDGRPPVSNGDTRRENEGDTSEKTRTQEGTETPHTDRGGDTKGLAVDRRMASAQGDRKRTVEAPANVHARQRDGGSHRKVRTPFDFRLASADALLFVYELDSSRGDAADFDAWESAASSWAVSVRKTREERRREKQTVGLFQKAKQREESGSEAEADPTDLREASQRRTARNGRSSDSNGDTGLISLLSQFMPSLASSTSFASTSSFEGGSSSSRFTAGESGVPWSVHAFNSQVASRESVFTVARETPLLLYTFGLVSLFLLLVFGLLGRLSLRVCLWLTLGAHVVTLFSVAGGFCLAHLLWRLPVTPLAPLVLHLLLGFVSQFSLSTLLQLRRARERETKKRDASDQHSLAHQKLQRSQRFQRPLQRQVFESRGFCVSPRHHEEELVSDWMPDQGKFHGTEEFLGESARDVVRFETAGDESPHPCASPLFPTSRNPGCTYAGVEGPRASLVARMSLPLQLPSAAFPTSFPAFVRNEARRRSCPSGAREDGCVQETGRLERGSGTSHFRIHALHATSRTPWQQLVLRSDSRLRMLRRVIAASFSGLLLTSLTCVAALLLTSTIDLPAVAFFSQAAASAVVALFFFHIFFFCPLLVRLEQPSLAVGTPESFSGVRTLPPAVPRPLDAREGSGEGRGRGVEKGEAREGAWGRDAEDGEEGRRARGDRQAMPSAATAAEAEEREQSCCLSIGRSTQITGESADTAHFVAGTVRHARGGRSECGLDSHAVGDSDKSVGDRQDTLFREPCCSDGPRESICPIDADLSPLGPEGMPPPQPEGVSIAFKSRPLHVDTTLVFSTSSASRREAAFHASGFDYFHENPNSVSSPRPASYRLCGCGGRGRELGKPGGHPETPLSSRDAASDCVSAGVAPPPAFVSGTVVARPFPEGARTWDESTGKGRDEEYRRESRPGEGSAREIEREAMLHARQAQIVVGAGGEEEVLSEDSDDFFALARDDEEADLGCSQPHFFTDPDGHATRERKIQNRRDMLFSGSGRVSHEASPAHMIEEENTQESRGFQRTCLTPRGSNGGKEEERSEYRTPRSDGTTSGELLVYVHSRREDEGRYREGERTGRSRARDVGRPEDLFADSIHEPREETSSCNAEHRNVPGGRYLEASATPEGDQAEEPRRKKPRRKANKGFRVWDFFTRRRNRRVVLAAFFLLTVTSGLLSRQLGTSFDLLTYLSRDSPLLSFFNAVVFFWPSGLPSKLYLYLPGEDEVQYHDVRQRRKIISFLEELETLHEVQGPILSWITDLEAHVNGTSSATAPGHVPPMITPECPYIPPDSTQPEPFPFDAARFTSRVREWTKDGDDTLCTISSLRQNDTSKTAGEKAPWLQNVIPPRYDSAYIRFSQNDSRIEASRVLLMGLYRPDDPRANVETKRKLETLTKEKLGIEGAFVHADWFEEAERDERIYSMVVKQVLIVTCGLGVFIAFLLSPIGGLLVAGLLLTISLIVASCLVVFGASIDVISLLALFMCVTFTVEYGTHIIYLFLHTGDKHHRVDSRVSSLAWDGEHWRRQSRLPSSKNTTASRRAAIRVWKCARKGLPSIALSATASFLGVFLLTFAHSFAFRAFCLLTGLVLFLSATIAAVVAPVLLYYLEPFLPSVSRQG; translated from the exons ATGGCCGCCGCATCCGACGCCGACGGTGTCGGAGGTAGCGACTCTTCAGGGATTCGAGGTCACTCTCGCCAGGctgctttcgcttctccgtctccacaggaaagaagagctgcagacAGCAGTGTTATGAGGCGCTTCTATCGTTCACTACCTGCGGAGCAAAGCGACGCATGCCTCTTTTCTCAGCAGACAGCAGTGCCGAGCGCATCCCCAGCCCGAGGCCCCACCCAGGCGGACgcctcgggtgtacatacatctCAGCAACCGCGAAGCTCGTATGTTGCGTCGTGTGGAAACTGGAGCGACTTGGACTTTTCTTCGGTCGTCTGGACTCGCCCGcagctcgcgtctcctcggaTGTCCACTCTCGGTGGGAATGCGTCAcatccgtcgtcttcttctccttttccctctccgcttcgcggtttctgcagctgtctgAAGCGCATTCGaagacgcgtcttcttctgcacctTGAAGACCCACTCAGAGTGCGCCTGGCCGTCGCGACGCCTGAATGTGTGGCTGTCCCGTCTCGGCGACCGCGTCGCCTTTTACATCGTTGAACACCCTGACTTCTTCCTCAAGCGCGCCGGGGTTTGCGgagttcttctttttctcctcactCTTGTGTCTGCAGGAATCTCGTTCGGAGTGCCGTACCTCGACCCCAACGAGACGCTCCGCGTAGACCTGGAAAAAGCTGGTTGCGCGTCCGCGACAACACCATCTTCGCTGTCGGTGTTCTTTGAGGGGAACACCACCGCGCTTCCAGGCCACGTTGGGCGACTCGGCGGTGTCGATCGGTTGCTGTCGGAGACAGGTTCTCGTCAAGATGCTGCTGACCAATCCGCGCCTCACTCGGTCCTTCCCGAAGCACTCCACACACAAAACGCTCTTGTAACAGAGACTGCGTTACCCCTGTCAGACGCCTCATCTAGTCTCTCAGGCTCTGGAACgactctcgcgcctctctcccctgcCGCTTCCctgcgtccttcttctgcttcttcttctcacgaCTCTGGCGGTCATGCGAACCTCCTTGCTGcattcttttctccgtcttcgtctcttggcGCGTTGCAGCTCTTTCCTCCATGGGCGTCTTCAGACAATACAGGAACAGCTGAACCGGATGTTCGACTTGTCAACACAACCACcccgcttccttcctccgctgtcacctcctctcttccctctgtctttccAGCTCagggtgtctctcctgccgCCTCTGGTGGCGTAGACAGGGAAGCCCAAGCTAGCGCTCTGAGCGTAGACGCCGCAGAGCCTGGCTGCTGCGGAGACATAAGGACACCGGCtagctgcagagacactggCGGACCAGCTAGCGGAGACTCGTGGGGACGTCGTGTCTTGGAGTGGCTAGCAGAGGCGCTGCAGGTCCGGTATGTCGCAGgcgcctctctttttctcccgcaGACAGGGGAGGCTcgacagaaaggcgagaagatgAAACAACTGTTTGGAGAGGACCGACGCTTGACGACTCTGCTTTATGTGAATGAAGAGGCAATGCACAGAcgccgagaggagagagctgaGATCGGGGGGAGActcgagaaagcgagagacgaagaggatgCTGGAACCCGCGAGGACGTGAGGCAGGGGACTTCTCTCCCGGTTTccagaaggacgagaaaggtTGTTGTCGAGACAGGGAAAGCCACTGATGTCGCTagtcgcagagagaggagacgtgATAGTGAATCTGCCTCATGGTCTCTCGTCGGCGAGTCTCAGAATGCGATGAGTGGATCGGGCCAGCGTGGCAGGGGCACAGAAGGAGCAGTGAACGCGTCTCTACCAGAGGTGGCCCCCGACGTGTCTTCTGTGGCTTAtccgctttctcctccgaacacggagacacctgtcGACATATCTGACTCGCGGACACTAGCCGGAGCTGGGGAGGAGGCGGGGAGCAACGACGACACAGCAGCGAGAGCTACGCCCTCTTTCCCAACGCCACCGCGGAGGCAGCAGGCCCtcgctgtacatacacaaGAGGCAAGAAGGCGGCGTTTGTCGGGCGAACctgttgtcttctcttttgagtcaggagaggacggagaagcatTTTCAAGTGGGGCTGACCTTCGTGCTCCGCCTGCTAGCAATTCTTCCCTGTCCTCGGGAAAGGAGCTCTTCAACCAACTCCACcattctgcgtctccgtcatttcctccttcttcttcctctgcttcttctccgtgttctctttcgtctgcgtctgtttctgAGTTGGCGCCTAGACCTGTGCCGACTGAGGGCCTTTTGTCTCGCGAGGTTTTGCGGGAGATCTGGGCTTCCCAGAAAGCTTTTCAAGACGAGGTGAAGGCCCGAAACAAGACCTGGCGCGACCTCTGCGCCTCCACGCCGACTGCCACCACTGCCGCCG GCTCTCCGTGCGTCGCCGTCGGACTCTTTGGTATTTACGAAGTCGCCGCCGGGGTGCCTCTGGACTCGGTCGAAGCGTTTGAAGATGCATTCGATG GTGCCCAGACAGGGAACGTGACGTTGATGCATTATGCGGCAGCGTATGTCCCCTCGTCCTTCTACACACCGGTGAGCCTGGTCTACGATTCTCCTCTGCTCAAGAGGAATCGCAAGGAGGCAGTCAAGGACGGAAGACCCCCCGTGTcaaacggagacaccagacgagaaaacgaaggagatacctcggagaaaacgagaaccCAAGAGGGGACCGAGACACCCCACACCGACAGAGGAGGTGACACGAAGGGCCTGGCTGTAGACAGACGGATGGCGAGTGcgcaaggagacaggaagcggaCAGTAGAGGCACCGGCCAACGTTCATGCGCGCCAGAGAGATGGTGGAAGTCATAGGAAAGTCAGGACTCCTTTCGACTTTCGTTTGGCATCAGCCGATGCGCTTTTGTTCGTCTACGAACTCGACAGCTCCCGAGGCGACGCCGCCGACTTTGACGCTTGGGAATCTGCGGCATCCAGCTGGGCCGTCAGTGTGCGGAAGACGCGGGAAGaacgcaggcgagagaaacaaactGTGGGTCTGTTCCAGAAAGCAAAGCAGCGCGAAGAGAGTGGATCCGAAGCGGAGGCGGATCCCACAGATCTGCGAGAAGCCTCCCAGAGACGGACGGCGAGGAACGGGCGAAGCAGTGATtcgaacggagacactggGCTTATCTCACTTCTATCTCAATTCATGCCGTCACTTGCGTCATCCACTTCTTTTGCCTCTACTTCTTCGTTTGAGGGTgggtcgtcttcttcccgctTTACCGCGGGTGAGTCTGGCGTTCCGTGGTCGGTGCACGCCTTCAATTCTCAAGTGGCTTCTCGCGAGAGTGTCTTTACAGTGGCGCGGGAGACGCCTTTGTTGTTGTACACGTTTGggctcgtgtctctgtttctgcttctcgtgtTTGGTCTTCTGGGACGACTTTCGCTTCGGGTCTGTCTGTGGCTAACTCTCGGCGCGCATGTGGTGACTCTGTTTTCCGTCGCGGgcggcttctgtctcgcccaCCTGCTCTGGCGCTTGCCTGTCACGCCGCTCGCGCCTCTCGTGCTGCACCTGCTGCTGGGCTTCGTCtcgcagttctctctctcgacgcttctgcagctgcggcgcGCCCGCgagcgggagacgaagaaacgtgACGCAAGCGACCAACACTCGCTCGCCCATCAGAAACTTCAGAGATCTCAGAGGTTTCAGCGGCCTCTGCAGCGCCAGGTCTTTGAGTCTCGTGgcttctgcgtgtctccgagacaccacgaagaagagctAGTGAGTGACTGGATGCCTGACCAAGGGAAGTTCCACGGCACCGAAGAGTTTTTGGGAGAATCTGCGAGGGATGTTGTGCGGTTTGAAACAGCTGGAGACGAATCGCCCCACCCCTGCGCTTCGCCCCTCTTTCCAACCTCGCGGAATCCCGGGTGTACTTACGCCGGAGTCGAGGGACCCCGGGCGTCGCTGGTGGCGCGGATGTCGCTGCCGCTGCAGCTTCCGTCAGCGGCGTTTCCGACCAGTTTTCCTGCGTTTGTTCGGAACGAGGCACGGCGTCGTTCGTGTCCTTCTGGCGCTCGCGAGGACGGGTGCGTCCAAGAGACTGGCAGGCTCGAACGGGGGTCAGGGACTTCGCACTTTCGAATACatgcactgcatgcgaccaGCAGAACGCCTTGGCAGCAGCTGGTGCTgcgcagcgacagcagaCTCCGCATGTTGCGACGAGTCATCGCGGCCTCGTTCTCTGGACTTCTCCTCACCTCTCTCACGTGCGTCGCCGCGCTCCTCCTCACTTCGACGATCGACTTGCctgctgtcgccttcttctcgcaggcagccgcctccgccgtcgtcgcgctgttcttcttccatatcttcttcttctgtcccctTCTCGTGCGACTCGAACAGCCCTCGCTAGCTGTGGGCACTCCCGAGTCTTTCTCAGGTGTACGGACACTCCCGCCGGCTGTGCCCAGACCGCTGGACGCTCGCGAGGGAAGTGGGGAGGGACGAGGCCGAGGCGTTGAAAAAGGCGAGGCTCGCGAGGGCGCCTGGGggcgagacgcggaagatggagaagaagggcgaCGAGCccgtggagacagacaggcgaTGCCGAGTGCAGCGAccgcagcagaggcagaggagagagaacagtcATGCTGTTTGTCGATTGGGCGGTCGACACAGATTACAGGTGAAAGTGCAGACACGGCGCATTTCGTTGCTGGGACAGTGCGGCATGCGAGGGGAGGTAGGAGTGAGTGTGGTTTGGACTCCCATGCCGTTGGCGACAGCGACAAAAGTgttggagacagacaggacaCGCTGTTTCGTGAACCGTGCTGCAGCGACGGCCCAAGAGAATCCATCTGTCCCATCGATGCagacctgtctcctcttggACCCGAAGGAATGCCCCCGCCCCAGCCTGAAGGTGTCTCTATCGCTTTCAAGAGTCGCCCTCTGCATGTCGACACCACCCTTGTGTTTTCTACGAGTTCCGCGTCTCGCCGAGAGGCGGCGTTCCACGCAAGCGGATTTGATTATTTCCACGAAAATCCAAATtcggtctcctctccgcgTCCGGCCTCCTACCGGCTTTGTGGATGCGGTGGACGAGGCAGGGAGCTCGGGAAGCCCGGGGGACACCCGGAGACACCTTTGAGCTCCAGAGACGCCGCCTCCGACTGCGTCTCCGCCGGGGTCGCGCCTCCACCGGCCTTTGTGAGCGGGACGGTCGTGGCGCGGCCTTTCCCAGAAGGCGCGAGGACGTGGGACGAGAGCACCGGCAagggcagagacgaagagtaTCGCCGAGAAAGTCGGCCAGGGGAGGGCAGCGCTCGGGAGATTGAGCGGGAAGCCATGCTGCACGCGCGACAGGCACAGATCGTTGTGGgcgcaggaggagaagaagaagtgtTGAGCGAAGACTCTGATGATTTTTTTGCGCTCGCAAGGGATGATGAGGAGGCGGACCTGGGCTGCTCGCAGCCACACTTTTTCACAGATCCAGACGGACACGCGACCAGGGAAAGAAAAATTCAAAACAGACGAGACATGCTGTTTTCAGGAAGTGGGCGTGTTTCTCACGAGGCCTCTCCGGCTCACATGatagaagaagaaaacacacaagaATCACGTGGTTTTCAGAGAACGTGCTTAACTCCTAGAGGCTCTAATGGCGgcaaagaggaggaaagaagcgagtACCGAACTCCGCGAAGCGACGGCACCACGAGTGGAGAGCTcctggtgtatgtacactcgaggagagaagatgaagggAGATATCGGGAGGGTGAGAGAACCGGACGCtccagagcgagagacgtcGGCAGACCAGAAGACCTGTTTGCAGACTCGATACACGAaccaagagaagagacaagttCGTGTAACGCGGAACATCGAAATGTGCCCGGGGGTCGTTATCTAGAAGCCAGCGCCACGCCAGAGGGGGATCAAGCGGAGGAACCGCGGCGAAAGAAACCAAGACGGAAAGCGAACAAAGGATTTCGCGTGTGGGACTTCTtcacaagaagaagaaatcg TCGCGTCGTGTTGGCCGCGTTCTTCTTATTGACGGTGACAAGCGGTCTGCTGTCTAGGCAGCTGGGCACGTCCTTTGACCTCCTGACCTACCTGAGTCGTGACTCACCccttctgtccttcttcaATGCCGTCGTGTTCTTCTGGCCATCGGGACTCCCTTCGAAGCTTTACCTTTACCTGcccggcgaagacgaggtgCAATACCACGACGTCAGACAGCGACGGAAAATCATCAGTTTCTTGGAAGAGCTCGAGACTCTACACGAAGTGCAG GGTCCGATTCTTTCGTGGATTACCGACTTGGAGGCGCACGTGAATGGGACGAGTTCTGCAACTGCGCCTG GCCATGTGCCTCCGATGATCACTCCCGAGTGTCCATACATCCCGCCAGATTCCACACAGCCTGAGCCGTTTCCTTTTGATGCTGCGAGATTCACTTCACGCGTCCGCGAGTGGACGAAAGATGGAGACGATACTCTCTGCACCATCAGTTCGCTTCGTCAGAACGATACAAGCAAGACAgccggcgagaaggcgccgtGGCTCCAGAACGTCATCCCGCCGCGGTACGATTCGGCCTATATTCGA TTTTCACAGAATGACAGCCGCATCGAGGCGAGTCGAGTCCTGCTCATGGGACTTTACCGACCAGACGATCCTCGCGCAAATgtcgagacgaaaagaaagtTGGAGACTttgacgaaagagaaactcggAATCGAGGGCGCCTTTGTGCACGCCGATTGGTTTGAAGAAGCCGAACG CGATGAGCGAATCTACAGTATGGTAGTCAAGCAGGTACTTATCGTCACATGCGGTCTCGGCGTCTTCattgcctttcttctgtctcccatTGGAGGCCTGCTGGTTGCTGGGCTCCTGTTGACGATATCCCTTATCGTGGCAAGCTGCCTGGTCGTCTTCGGCGCCTCGATCGATGTTATTTCTCTGCTC GCTCTTTTCATGTGCGTCACCTTCACGGTCGAGTACGGCACCCACATTATCTACCTTTTTCTGCACACTGGTGACAAGCACCATCGCGTCGACTCGCGGGTCTCGTCGCTTGCCTGGGACGGGGAACACTGGCGAAGACAATCGAGGTTACCATCCTCCAAAAACACGACCGCTAGCCGCCGAGCTGCGATCCGTGTCTGGAAGTGTGCGCGCAAGGGCCTTCCCAGCATCGCATTGTCAGCCACCGCCAGCTTCCTTG GAGTGTTTCTCTTAACATTCGCCCACAGCTTTGCGTTCCGAGCCTTCTGTCTGCTGACCGGCCTCGTTCTTTTCTTATCGGCAACGATTGCAGCTGTCGTTGCTCCTGTGTTGCTCTATTACCTCGAGCCTTTCTTGCCGTCCGTCTCGCGACAAGGATGA
- a CDS encoding hypothetical protein (encoded by transcript TGME49_227330~Predicted trans-membrane domain (TMHMM2.0):12-31), translated as MHSYVGVHMSTHVCISVVVSIFLSCVHFVGIQMETACGLGAPKARVASRAPFSCQAPTTRVDTKSETNQIALAQHRKPTTLILVVCPRHGFDVPSLQKCQLVCAVLQPGKLHRCLTPFLQRRSDDTFSFSSPLLSCSSLCFRLYPRRMSLSSSSSF; from the coding sequence ATGCATTCATACGTCGGTGTCCACATGTCTACACATGTATGCATTTCCGTCGTAGTGTCGATTTTTCTATCGTGCGTGCACTTTGTAGGAATTCAGATGGAAACAGCATGTGGACTTGGAGCGCCTAAGGCCAGGGTGGCCTCGCGTGCGCCTTTTTCTTGCCAAGCTCCCACCACGAGAGTTGACACGAAAAGCGAGACAAACCAGATAGCACTGGCGCAACACAGGAAGCCAACAACACTCATTTTGGTCGTGTGTCCTCGCCACGGTTTCGATGTTCCCAGTCTCCAAAAATGCCAGCTCGTCTGCGCCGTGCTCCAACCAGGAAAGCTACACCGATGTCTCACGCCTTTCCTCCaacggagaagcgacgacacgttctccttttcttctcctctgttgagttgctcgtctctctgtttccgttTATATCCGCGACGAATGTccctttcctcgtcgtcgtcgttcTGA